The genomic window atatctgattggctgaaaagaaacaaaattatagttttggagtggcctagtcaaagtcctgacttgaacctaATAGAGGTACTGTGGCAagacctgaaacgagcagttcataCTCGAAAACCTATCATTTGTCTGAAAtgaagcagttctgcaaagaagagtgggctaaaattcctccaaagtgatgtgaaagactgatgtcgaattataggaagcatttgtttcagttattgctgctaaaggtggtgcaaccagttattaagtttagtGGAATAATTACACTTCACATGGCCGGTATGGCTGTTTGatcacttttttcattaaataaacaaaataataacttttaaaatgtgttttgtgtttactctaatattacattttgtctaaatatctgaaTCCGTTCAGTGTGACACTTACGCGGTAATATAGGAAATCTGGAAAGGAGCACATagtttttcacagcactgtagtaTGATGGTAGCTATTCAGTAGCTGTTTTCCACTGTCACGGAGGTACACAAGGAATTTGAACTAATGGCTTTAGTTTGAAGATGCAAAGGATTGTAGTGGAGCCCGTATTAAACTACAACTTGTGTTAAAAATGGCAATATTTTTGAGACTGATCTGGCAGCTGAATGTCACGATTTTACTTCTTGAGCGTGGCAAGTGTTTTGTAAGCTTGACTATTTGCTCTCAGCAGGACTCCCTTTCAAAACAAGATGATGCATATCATGGTATTTAAATCCTGAAAACCAAATGTCTAAATATATGATATGCGTGTGTTACTGACTTTTCTTGTGCCAAAACCTTGGAATTGAAATCAAAGCGATCCAAAAAATTGGATCTAAAATATGACGAAGGGGACGGTTCTTGCTCTTCTGTGTTTGGATTTGGCTGAAGGCCTGTAGAGAGGGCTCTGGCTGCTTCTCACTTGCAGGCCGTGCCCTTGAGTGTCATGCGCTGCTGATGTTGACACTGCAGCAGGAGCCCTGGTTCAGACACTTGGGAGGAAATTACACatcatgtgatgtcacagatctGTGCACTACCAGCCTCAGAGGTGCTGTTCCACGCAGGAGTGGAAGTCTGAAGGCACATTAGCTTGTTGGGAGACACAGATACTCTGTCAATGTGCTTTTCAATGTGGTAATAACAATTGAGTGCTGTCGAAAGCTTGCATTGAAGTGAGCAGTTTTTGGAAAATTGATCATCCGTTTAGAGTTGTAGTACTCTAGCGATTTGGAGATGGCATTGCCTCTACTTTTCCCCCTGCAGTTGGCTCTCCAAGTCTGGCCTGGAGGATGATGTTACCGCTCACCTCAACTAGAGAGCTTACtgtgaaatgatgaaataacCTCCACGTTAGGGGTTACTTATTAGGTGAAATATAATTCGAAATataatgggaaatgtagttcatgTGGAGTGGGAATCATTCCTTGAATCAAGGGCTAACTTCTTCTGATTTTGCAAGGTTCTTCTCTTCTGCGGTGTCCAACcatgtttctcttttctcttccctGATTCAGACAAGAAAGAAAATGCCGGTGTTGCCCCAGCCATTGTCATGCCAACGCCCTCAAAGAGGGGCAGAAAGAAGAAGTCCGAGCTGGCTAGGACAGGCCCCATCACGGGTCACACACTCcctacaggaagtgatgcgttgATCCTGGCACACCTGGCAGCAGGAGGACAGGTAATAATGATTAGATGTATGATCAGCAAACAGGCAGACAATCTGGTGAAAGACTGGCACTGTGAAAATCTTTCGAGTCTTCATTCAGCCGTTCATTCGTTGTTGTTGCAGCACCACGCGGCTGACCCTTACGACCTCTCTAACGATGAAGACGACCATGGCAACAAAGACGGAAGCAAAACTTACCGGTAGGAGAAAAGTGTTTATGTAGGAGGAGACCAATGTGCACCCAGTAAAATAAGGATTACTGTTTATTGTTACACAGCAGACATGACTGAGTGTACAGCTAGCTGCTCAAACTGATGGTcaataaataagtcatttgtATGCGGGGTGCATCACTGCGATTCGGTCCATCACACTGGTGGCCACAAAACCCTTCACTTTCACTGAGCCATTCCTGATCCTCACtaccccacctctccctccctctctctcagttctgtTCTGTCTTCTCCATTGCATTCCACAGAGTTTAACTTTTTGGTGATGCTGTTTCCTCCTCTGACCCATAGAGTCCGGCTCACTGCCTCTACCCCCTCCACAGGTGCCGGATGTGCCCGATGACCTTCTTCAGCAAGTCAGACATGCAGATCCACGCCAAGTCGCACACAGAGGCCAAACCGCACAAGTGCCCGCACTGCTCCAAGTCCTTCGCCAACTCCAGCTACCTGGCGCAGCACATCCGCATCCACAGCGGGGCCAAGCCCTACACCTGCTCCTACTGCCAGAAAACCTTCCGGCAGCTCAGTCACTTACAGCAGCACACACGGTAGGGGTCCGTCTGCTGGGAGCGAGAGCCAGCCACAGCGACGCAGGCTAGCCCTACGCGGGGagcgtctgtttgtgtgcgcgctgcgtgcctgtatgtgtgtgtgtgtgtgtgtgtatgtgtgtttgtgactgtgtgtgactgtgtgtgactgtgtgagactgtatgagactgtgtgtgtgtgtgcgcactgaGTGCCTGTacatgtgggggtgtgtgtgtgtgtgactgtgtgtgtgtgtatgtgtctgcatgtgagtgtgtgtgtgtgtgtgagaatgtgtgtgtgtgtgtgactgtgtttgcgtttgtgtgtgtttgtgactgtgtgagactgtgcacgctgcgtgcctgtgtatgtgggtatgtgtgtgtgagactgtgtgtgtttgtgcacacatatgtgtgtgtgagcgtatgtgtgttgGAGAGGTGTGACTAGAGATTTCTGTATGACTACTGCGTGAGCGAAGTGTTACTGTGTACAGGATGAGACTTTGTGGGGCATGTGATGTTCTTTGAAGTTGCTTTTGGAAAGTGAAATGTAATTTTGGGGAGCgtatatgaaatattcatttggCGTTTCAGCTGAGCAAGATATTAACCTTCAAAGTGCAATGTTGTTGCTACATATGTTAGGGGTGGGCCTGTTTACTCAAGTAAATTAGTACTGGCCAGAATCTGAAAATCCGAAATAGTTTTTTGCAAAATGATCGCAAAAATAATTGCGATAGTAATGGGTGAAAGCTTGTACAGCCTATGTGTTGCGCTTACCAACAaacccccccaagcccccccacccgccgGGCCACCACAGCGCCTAGCGTAGGACAGCAGGCATGCTGGAGCCTGGCCTGATAACAGTTCAAAACGAGCTTTCATCTTATCGAAGAGCGCTGCCGTGCAGGCTAGCCTACGCCAGAGAAAATCTGATGCCTTTACGTGGGTCCACTGCTGTAAAATGGGCTTTAggtacaaaatgaaacaaaattaaagcgTGCTCGTGTGAATGCTATGACAAATTAGCTTGTCATTGTTAAGAGGATGTAGTAAAATGTCCCACCCCTAATATAAATACTTTGTgtattttcagctttattttgaaaatatttatgagtgtgtgtgtgtctgtgtgtgcgtgcacaagcatgtgtgcatatgcaaatacacataAGTGCATGTTTTAGGAATTGATATTAAAGTGGGCGAAATACAGATTAAGTGGCTTGCATTTGCATGCTGTCCTGTACCTGGTGATTGGCTCTTAGAAACACTCAgagtgttttttatgtttttttatgtctctGTGTCTATCAGTCTGTCTTCTGCTTTGAGTTCAGCCTCTCTttgcttttcttcttctgtgtcaatgtgttcatctctctctctctctctgtctctctctcccccctccccccatgctATTCCTGACActaatgtacacacatacaaagacacAAATATTAAAACTCAGCCTGAGTGTCCATTCAGAGTAATGGAGAAATACACAGAGAAACGCTCGTGAGATAAGAACATGAGTTTTCCATTTCCTCTCCTcgctctcttccccctcccccacccctgctttCCTTCTTCCATCTTTCTTCCCGTACATCTTTCTGCGAGGAAATAAACTGATTTGTAGCGTCTGCTGTGGCATCTGTCCCTTCCCATCGTTCGTCTTTATGTTTCCCTCCATatcttgtgtgtttttcctgtttttctcaaAAATCGTGTCCCCGAAGGAACTGCCTTTCTCTGCAAATGCACACCTCCGTCCAGAAACTTTTACTCTTGTGTATGTGGAACGTGCAGCATTTTCATCTTTCAAATGAGAATGGGATGTAGGTCTGTCCTTCCGTACCGCCTGTAGAACATTCCGGAAACAGGAGCTTCCGTTTTTGGAAGAGGCcggtagggagggaggggggaagggagagggagagggagagagatgaagaggtgGATGTgcttggtgtgtgtttgtgtccttcCTGTCCCGGCTCAGGCACTGGAGAGGTTTTGTTGTTGGGCTCACGGCCAGGGCCCGAGCAGACTTGGCGGGATCAAGCCCATTTGACCTGGGTGCTTgacacctctttctctctctctctctttccctccccctttctctcttatCTCCCTGCCTCGTTAGAAACCACACAGAGGGCAAACCTCACAAGTGCCCGCACTGCTCCAAGTCCTTCGCCAACTCCAGCTACCTGGCGCAGCACATCCGCATCCACAGCGGGGCCAAGCCCTACACCTGCTCCTACTGCCAGAAAACCTTCCGGCAGCTCAGTCActtacagcagcacagcaggtAACACCCCCAGGGAACACTGACCCCACAGGACCCAcactcctccttccctctcccattacatctctccctctctctctctctccctctcttcctctctctttgtaTTCTatgtctttgtttatttttttccctttcgcTTTATTGCCAGCTTTTAATATAGCGTCTCGGCAGTTTTCACAGATTATTGCACTTTAAGGGTTCACATACAAATGATATGTGGGGTAGGCTTGCTGCAGATATTGGTTTCGGTTTGTCTAAGCTGATCACGTCCTCCGTAAACATTAAGAGACTCTGAGAGCAGTGTTTTATGAGGAGTATTATTTACcaattttttcagtaaaagataataaaactaagataaaaaaaacaagatccTGAATCTAAGCAAGTGTACACTGCCCTGTCTGTAGACTTTCTGCAGTAAGAGTACATAGTGCACACTACTCTCTGCAGACTGTAATATATGCTCTCTGCAGTAAGAGTACATAGTGCATACTACTCTCTGCAGACTGTAATATATGCTCTCTGCAGTAAGAGTACATAGTGCACACTACTCTCTGCAGACTTTAATATCGGCTCTCTACAGTAAGAGTACATAGTGCACACTACTCTCTGCAGACTGTAATGCATGCTCTCTTCAGTAAGAGTACATACTGCAGGCTATAATACTACATAGTCCACACTACTGTGTCTGCAGGCTATAGATGGTGGTTTCTGGATTGTGTCTCTGCAGGATTCATACTGGGGAGAGGCCTTATAAGTGTGTGCACCCAGGCTGTGAAAAGGCTTTCACTCAGCTGTCCAACCTACAGGTAATCTTATCTGTTTGTTAATTTTCAGGTCCATAAAACTTGTACTTTGCTTGGGAAATGTTAAGGTTCAGGTACCTGTAGTTCTAAACTACCAGTTATTTCTGTCCTGCGCTTGATGTGTTCCCACGGCAACAGAATGTGACGGGTCTAAACACCATTGGCCAGACATTGGCAGTATTCACTATTACTAATACTCATTTATGGCAGTGTTAATAACTGTTTTAAGTCATCAGTGGGCCAATGGCATCAAACTTTTGTTTCCAGCCCACTTGAAAACTTGACAATTCACACCCTGTCTCTGCATTGATCCTTGATCTGGGCTAGCACAGCTGGCTCAGAAATGGTGTTTTGCGGAGCTGCTGGGCGGCTCGCTCGGTTAAGGCACCGCGCTGTGGCGATGAGCCCCGCAGCCCCGGGTCAGATCCAGGCCGTGCCAGCGCAGACCGCGCCTGGTAGCGCCGTATGGCCACGCACAGCTGTCCACTGCGTGTGAGACGGTGATCGCGCATGAAGGCGGCTGTGGTTGCTAATAGCTAACAGGCTGATGATTCCAAATAATACTGTTCTAAATTAGGCAGAAAATTGGACATGTTCAGCTCCACTTTGGGCACCgatatcttaaaataaaaaataatgataataaattacatttgaacATTTAGCAGGCACTGTTGCGCCTTGTAGCATTCattagaggaaaaaaataatgcatttccgattatatatatatatatatatatatattctgaacGATTAGGACTCTGCTGTGGGGTACTTGTTTAGTTGGGTAAACCCACCTCACGCGTGGCCTTGTAATGCTGACACTTTAAATAGGTAGAATTGATTTTTTCGGATGCTTAGAAGGGCAGCTCCCTGCTTAATGATTGCTCTGTTTTGGACCCTCAGTCCCATCGTCGCCAGCACAACAAGGACAAGCCCTTCAAGTGCTACAACTGCCACCGGGCCTACACGGACTCAGCTAGCCTGGAGGTGCACCTGACCACCCACACGGTCAAGCACGCCAAGCTCTACTCCTGCGGCCTGTGCAACCGCTCCTACACCTCGGTACGCCCGTCTGCCCCAGACCACTCCCCTTTCTGCTCCCAGCTCCGCCCCGCCTCActtcagagccccgcccactgatTACAGATCCTGATTCTTCCGTTAGTCTGGCTTTTGAAACAGTGTGGctggggtctgaggtgggttaCAAACCCATACCCACCCCCTAActtacactgtactgtacacccACACCCCACTGACAACCTGGGGTTCTGCATGGACTCTTGTCCTTTCTTACAGAGCCAGATTTTTACAGTCATTTTAGATTACTAAATTTACTTTCATTGATAGGTCATTGATAAACTGCTAAAAGGGGCAAAAATGTGAACAATATTAAATGTTCATTAAACATCCATTGCTCTTATATTGTGTGAGTGCACATATGCcctatgtgtatgtttataggTTTCACAAACGATAGTGCCTGGCTGTAACTGTGAAAAAGATCTCAGTTACTTTTGATGTAAACAGTGTAAAATTGCCCTTAATCAGGCAGTAGCTGTGGATGTAGCTGTGGGTGCTTGAGCAGGAGAAGGGTTTACTGCAGTCTGGGTAATTTATTGCTCGTGTCTGTCCTCAGTGCCTATCCAATTGTTGCCTTTCCATTTGCTGTGAgctatttgtgtgcgtgtgtctgagtgtgtgtgtgcatttgtgcgcgcacgtttgtgtgtgcgtgcgtgcatgtgcgtgtgtgcatgcgggcgtgtctgtgtgtgtgtgcgtgtacatttgtgtgtgtgtctgtgtgtttgtgcctctgtgtatgtgtgggtatgcgtgtatgtgtgcctctgtgtatgtgcgagtatgtgtgtgtgagtgcctctgtgtatgtgcgggtatgtgtgtgtgtgtgcctctgtgtatgtgcgagtatgtgtgtgtgagtgcctctgtgtatgtgcgggtatgtgtgtgtgtgtgcctctgtgtatgtgcgggtgtgtgtgtgtgcgcctctgtgtatgtgtgggtatgtgtgcgtgtgtgagtgtgtgtgtgcatgcgcgtgcattGCAGGTGCTGAATACTGAATGAATGCTGTGCTTCTCTCCCCAGGAGACGTACCTGATGaaacacatgcgcaaacacaacCCCGACCCCCTGACGGTGGCTGCAGCCGTGGCCGCCCAGCAGGCCCAGCAGGGCCAGGGcggcaggggcagggggcagggccgAGGGGCGCGGGGCGGGTCCAGGCAGGGGTGCGGAGCCGGGGGAGGTGGCTCCAGGCAGGGGCTGGCCCAGGGCAACTCCGGCACCCCCAGCAGCTACCCGCAGTCGGAGGGCGTGCCCTGCCCCTTTGACCTGCACCAGTACAAGACGGTGTCCGCCGGGGAGATCCAGTACAAACCGGTCAGCGTGGCCGACCTGGCCGCCCACAAGGACCTCTGCCTCACCGTCTCCACCTCCGCCATTCAGGTGGAGCACATGAACTCGTAgagctgggcggggctggggggcggagccaggggcGGAGCCGCATGTAAAGAATGGGAAGGCTGCATAAACTGCAGGTGGGTGGCGCTGATATTTTCTCAAACAGGCTGAAGAGGGGGATGATGGGAAACGGTGAGGTCTGCGGAATGGTTGGGAAGATGGATTTTTAATCCTATGGATTTGAATCCCTTTGTTTACCGGAGAAAGGGAGCGGGGAAGTGGTCGGAGCGTAATGGAGAGATGCCACGGAAAGAAAAGGACTGAGCAAAGACACTAAAtggggaaagaaggagagaatgagaggcgGAGTGCAGAACCtgaactttgtgtttttttcttatttctgtctctcacctttcatttcattatttgcctcaaatatttcattttgtatttttctaccGTGTCAGAGAGGAATTGGGAGGCGAATGAGAGTGAGGAAGAAGCTCTTGCTCTTTTTATTGTTAGcatctgtcattttattttcccgCTCTTTCCTGAAAAGCTCTATTGAGAACGGTGCTGAAACAGTGAAGAATGATGGTTATTGTGGTAACAACACTGACAGTTTTTGGTTGCCAGGTACTGTTCATGAATTTCCTTTAAGCTCTTACACTGACAGCATTATTACAGCTGTCATAGTTATgtttcatcatcatcttcatcaggTGGAGGTAACTCTAGTCTTtcttgtaaaatatatatacctgtatatatcTAAGACAAACCTTCAAAAAAGGGAAGGACTTCTTTTGcttctaaaaaacaaaaaagaaatatctaCCAACGTGAAAGAAATAACTCAAACAGAATCATTGATATGTATCTGGAGGTCAGCCAGCCACAACCTTGTGAAGCTCTTTGAGCTTTGtgaggctgtgattggctgatttttgTTAGGTATAATTCTTGTAGTATTTCATTATGTGTCTTACCATATAACATGGTTCTCAGTATtcttattactgttattaataatattattattgctcttattactattattacttaTAAACTGCAGTACTCTCGTGGATTCTCCATGCTGTATAGACTGACGCACCTAAAGCAACTGTTTCTCCTGACAGGACAATAAAAGCCACGCAGAAACAGACCCGGCCAGTGCTGTCCTCTGTCTGTGCTGCCCGCTATCTATGCTGTCCTCTGTCTGTGCTCTcatctgtctgtgctgctcgctgtctgtgctgtcctctgtctgtgctgcaatttgtctgtgctgctctctgtctgtgctgccaTCTCTCTGTGCTGACCTCTGTCTTTGCTGCCCTCTGTGCTGCCCTCTGTCTGTGTTGCCCACTGTCTGTGTTGCCCACTGTCTGTGCTGCCCTCTGTCtgtgctgccccctgtctgtgttgcccactgtctgtgctgccctctgtctgtgctgctctctatTGGTGCTGccctctgtctgtgctgctctctatCGGTGCTGCCCTCTGTCTGTGCTGCCACACCGGGCTCGTCCGTTCTGCAGCTGAGTGCTCAGAGCTGTTGAATAGCTTGTGTACGGCAGAGTTTTGACAGATCCAACACCCTCATTTAGCTAGTTCTGTTCTCTTTTACCATGTGATTATGGGCTTTTAGATGCAACAGCCTCCACATGCTCCAGTCaatacattacagccatttacaAATCCCACTGTGCATAATAAAGCTAGGaagtatttttatattattatcatGATTCATATATTAATTCAGCATAATTAGTTTGGGTTAATTTGTATTTACTTTAGTTATTGCTTAATATGTCCACTAGATGGAAGCAGGGGTCATGGAAAAGTCCCATGTTCTTTGTGCATCTAAAATGCTATACCAGTTTCCTGGGTTTTACAGGTCTGAGTCATCACTTTACCAGGGAGCTCCAGAAGTACTCCATCTCAAGTACTCTTATCTCCCATCATTCCACTAGACCTGAGCTGCTGGGAGAAGATCTTGTGACCGATTGCATCACAGTGTCTTTCATTGTTTCACTGAACAGGGTGCAGTGCAGGCAAGGGGTGGGGTCTAGAGGTGGAGCATACTAacgtgttgccatggagatgagAGAGCCCGCCCCTCCCATGCCGGGAGCCTTGTGACCTGTGGATGTGAGCTGTGTATTAATAGAAACGTGCTTTAAGTGTATAGCAACCACATAATGGGCACAGCCCACTTTGCAGTGAACACACAGAGGGCAAAGCAGAAAGCCCAGGAGATGTGCTGGCAGGGCTGGATGTGGAGAAGA from Anguilla anguilla isolate fAngAng1 chromosome 8, fAngAng1.pri, whole genome shotgun sequence includes these protein-coding regions:
- the znf384a gene encoding zinc finger protein 384a isoform X5; amino-acid sequence: MMEDSHFNSSYFWSPVPTVQGQVWTSPLIENAMFLNKMKEQLGPDKNPSFPHSSSHYPTAVLTVPGTVSMDAGAAGSRAPKQEGGGGASLAGGGHLHPPHTSQNITVVPVPSTGIMTAAGLVITTPQGTLVSPPSSSQSFVSGPPTTTMIVSTLHPPNAETGRPSSLYLYSHNKKENAGVAPAIVMPTPSKRGRKKKSELARTGPITGHTLPTGSDALILAHLAAGGQHHAADPYDLSNDEDDHGNKDGSKTYRCRMCPMTFFSKSDMQIHAKSHTEAKPHKCPHCSKSFANSSYLAQHIRIHSGAKPYTCSYCQKTFRQLSHLQQHSRIHTGERPYKCVHPGCEKAFTQLSNLQSHRRQHNKDKPFKCYNCHRAYTDSASLEVHLTTHTVKHAKLYSCGLCNRSYTSETYLMKHMRKHNPDPLTVAAAVAAQQAQQGQGGRGRGQGRGARGGSRQGCGAGGGGSRQGLAQGNSGTPSSYPQSEGVPCPFDLHQYKTVSAGEIQYKPVSVADLAAHKDLCLTVSTSAIQVEHMNS
- the znf384a gene encoding zinc finger protein 384a isoform X6, whose product is MMEDSHFNSSYFWSPVPTVQGQVWTSPLIENAMFLNKMKEQLGPDKNPSFPHSSSHYPTAVLTVPGTVSMDAGAAGSRAPKQEGGGGASLAGGGHLHPPHTSQNITVVPVPSTGIMTAAGLVITTPQGTLVSPPSSSQSFVSGPPTTTMIVSTLHPPNAETGRPSSLYLYSHNKKENAGVAPAIVMPTPSKRGRKKKSELARTGPITGHTLPTGSDALILAHLAAGGQHHAADPYDLSNDEDDHGNKDGSKTYRCRMCPMTFFSKSDMQIHAKSHTEAKPHKCPHCSKSFANSSYLAQHIRIHSGAKPYTCSYCQKTFRQLSHLQQHSRIHTGERPYKCVHPGCEKAFTQLSNLQSHRRQHNKDKPFKCYNCHRAYTDSASLEVHLTTHTVKHAKLYSCGLCNRSYTSETYLMKHMRKHNPDPLTVAAAVAAQQAQQGQGGRGRGQGRGARGGSRQGCGAGGGGSRQGLAQGNSGTPSSYPQSEGVPCPFDLHQYKTVSAGEIQYKPVSVADLAAHKDLCLTVSTSAIQVEHMNS
- the znf384a gene encoding zinc finger protein 384a isoform X3 translates to MMEDSHFNSSYFWSPVPTVQGQVWTSPLIENAMFLNKMKEQLGPDKNPSFPHSSSHYPTAVLTVPGTVSMDAGAAGSRAPKQEGGGGASLAGGGHLHPPHTSQNITVVPVPSTGIMTAAGLVITTPQGTLVSPPSSSQSFVSGPPTTTMIVSTLHPPNADKKENAGVAPAIVMPTPSKRGRKKKSELARTGPITGHTLPTGSDALILAHLAAGGQHHAADPYDLSNDEDDHGNKDGSKTYRCRMCPMTFFSKSDMQIHAKSHTEAKPHKCPHCSKSFANSSYLAQHIRIHSGAKPYTCSYCQKTFRQLSHLQQHTRNHTEGKPHKCPHCSKSFANSSYLAQHIRIHSGAKPYTCSYCQKTFRQLSHLQQHSRIHTGERPYKCVHPGCEKAFTQLSNLQSHRRQHNKDKPFKCYNCHRAYTDSASLEVHLTTHTVKHAKLYSCGLCNRSYTSETYLMKHMRKHNPDPLTVAAAVAAQQAQQGQGGRGRGQGRGARGGSRQGCGAGGGGSRQGLAQGNSGTPSSYPQSEGVPCPFDLHQYKTVSAGEIQYKPVSVADLAAHKDLCLTVSTSAIQVEHMNS
- the znf384a gene encoding zinc finger protein 384a isoform X1; the protein is MMEDSHFNSSYFWSPVPTVQGQVWTSPLIENAMFLNKMKEQLGPDKNPSFPHSSSHYPTAVLTVPGTVSMDAGAAGSRAPKQEGGGGASLAGGGHLHPPHTSQNITVVPVPSTGIMTAAGLVITTPQGTLVSPPSSSQSFVSGPPTTTMIVSTLHPPNAETGRPSSLYLYSHNKKENAGVAPAIVMPTPSKRGRKKKSELARTGPITGHTLPTGSDALILAHLAAGGQHHAADPYDLSNDEDDHGNKDGSKTYRCRMCPMTFFSKSDMQIHAKSHTEAKPHKCPHCSKSFANSSYLAQHIRIHSGAKPYTCSYCQKTFRQLSHLQQHTRNHTEGKPHKCPHCSKSFANSSYLAQHIRIHSGAKPYTCSYCQKTFRQLSHLQQHSRIHTGERPYKCVHPGCEKAFTQLSNLQSHRRQHNKDKPFKCYNCHRAYTDSASLEVHLTTHTVKHAKLYSCGLCNRSYTSETYLMKHMRKHNPDPLTVAAAVAAQQAQQGQGGRGRGQGRGARGGSRQGCGAGGGGSRQGLAQGNSGTPSSYPQSEGVPCPFDLHQYKTVSAGEIQYKPVSVADLAAHKDLCLTVSTSAIQVEHMNS
- the znf384a gene encoding zinc finger protein 384a isoform X2 — its product is MMEDSHFNSSYFWSPVPTVQGQIENAMFLNKMKEQLGPDKNPSFPHSSSHYPTAVLTVPGTVSMDAGAAGSRAPKQEGGGGASLAGGGHLHPPHTSQNITVVPVPSTGIMTAAGLVITTPQGTLVSPPSSSQSFVSGPPTTTMIVSTLHPPNAETGRPSSLYLYSHNKKENAGVAPAIVMPTPSKRGRKKKSELARTGPITGHTLPTGSDALILAHLAAGGQHHAADPYDLSNDEDDHGNKDGSKTYRCRMCPMTFFSKSDMQIHAKSHTEAKPHKCPHCSKSFANSSYLAQHIRIHSGAKPYTCSYCQKTFRQLSHLQQHTRNHTEGKPHKCPHCSKSFANSSYLAQHIRIHSGAKPYTCSYCQKTFRQLSHLQQHSRIHTGERPYKCVHPGCEKAFTQLSNLQSHRRQHNKDKPFKCYNCHRAYTDSASLEVHLTTHTVKHAKLYSCGLCNRSYTSETYLMKHMRKHNPDPLTVAAAVAAQQAQQGQGGRGRGQGRGARGGSRQGCGAGGGGSRQGLAQGNSGTPSSYPQSEGVPCPFDLHQYKTVSAGEIQYKPVSVADLAAHKDLCLTVSTSAIQVEHMNS
- the znf384a gene encoding zinc finger protein 384a isoform X4, translated to MMEDSHFNSSYFWSPVPTVQGQIENAMFLNKMKEQLGPDKNPSFPHSSSHYPTAVLTVPGTVSMDAGAAGSRAPKQEGGGGASLAGGGHLHPPHTSQNITVVPVPSTGIMTAAGLVITTPQGTLVSPPSSSQSFVSGPPTTTMIVSTLHPPNADKKENAGVAPAIVMPTPSKRGRKKKSELARTGPITGHTLPTGSDALILAHLAAGGQHHAADPYDLSNDEDDHGNKDGSKTYRCRMCPMTFFSKSDMQIHAKSHTEAKPHKCPHCSKSFANSSYLAQHIRIHSGAKPYTCSYCQKTFRQLSHLQQHTRNHTEGKPHKCPHCSKSFANSSYLAQHIRIHSGAKPYTCSYCQKTFRQLSHLQQHSRIHTGERPYKCVHPGCEKAFTQLSNLQSHRRQHNKDKPFKCYNCHRAYTDSASLEVHLTTHTVKHAKLYSCGLCNRSYTSETYLMKHMRKHNPDPLTVAAAVAAQQAQQGQGGRGRGQGRGARGGSRQGCGAGGGGSRQGLAQGNSGTPSSYPQSEGVPCPFDLHQYKTVSAGEIQYKPVSVADLAAHKDLCLTVSTSAIQVEHMNS